A genomic segment from Fuerstiella sp. encodes:
- a CDS encoding M1 family metallopeptidase, with protein MNRVHRTLISVVLAMIMPALACAQSVVNRKYGQSDKFRQLTEVLPTPNSVRTASGAPGHQYWQQKVDYDINVTLDDEHQQISGEETITYRNNSPDTLKYLWLQLDANRFHPDSNSNRHQSAVIRDRMTFDRLRATLYTRRFRGGCRIRSVTSAVNGTRLGYQVVGTHMRVDLSESLKPDREFRFTVSWKYNIPDAGIIRTRGGFEFFEDDGNYIYEIAQWFPRLCAYSDSEGWQHKEFLGRGEFSLEFGDYVVRITVPNDHIVGATGELLNSEQVLTKKQRKRLEQARSADAPVFIVTPDEAKANEAEPGTGSRTWIYSANNVRDFAFASSRKFIWDAWGRNIHGNIVIAMSLYPNEGEPLWSKYSTHAIVHTLNVYSRYSFPYPYPVAYSVNGPVYGMEYPMICFNGPRPEKDGTYSARTKYSLISVIIHEVGHNYFPMIVNSDERQWTWMDEGINTFLQYLAEVEWEDRYPSRRGEPKDIVRYMASKNQVPIMTNSESILQFGSNAYSKPATALNILRESVLGRELFDFAFREFSQRWMFKRPGPADLFRTMEDASGVDLDWFWRGWFYTTDHVDIAVTSLRRFNIDSGDPEENSRLNKETREAEPETLSRRRNADLSKRTDLYPDLSDFYNAFDELDFTKEELQEYKKMFSDLEPDRRTLLKNRQNFYLIDLENRGGLVMPVVLQLNYKDDTTEELRLPAEIWVRNSKNVSHLVVSEREIVSVQLDPRLESADTDLSNNIYPPEISRSRFQLYKEKKEKNEMQKAGSGSDDDSDLEAEENLSDEESTGS; from the coding sequence ATGAACCGTGTACACCGAACTTTGATCAGCGTGGTACTCGCGATGATCATGCCGGCCTTGGCATGCGCACAATCGGTGGTCAACCGTAAATACGGTCAGTCCGACAAATTTCGACAGTTAACAGAAGTGCTGCCCACGCCCAACTCAGTGCGGACTGCTTCAGGTGCTCCTGGTCATCAATACTGGCAGCAGAAAGTTGACTATGACATTAATGTGACTCTGGATGATGAACACCAGCAAATTTCCGGTGAGGAAACGATTACTTACCGTAATAACTCTCCCGATACGCTTAAGTATCTGTGGCTTCAGCTGGATGCCAACAGGTTCCATCCTGACTCGAACAGTAACAGGCATCAGTCCGCAGTAATCCGGGACCGAATGACATTCGATCGGCTCCGCGCAACATTATATACGCGTCGATTCAGGGGGGGGTGTCGCATCAGATCGGTGACGAGTGCTGTGAATGGAACCAGACTCGGGTATCAGGTCGTCGGCACACATATGCGTGTTGATCTGTCTGAGTCTTTGAAACCTGACAGGGAGTTCCGGTTCACTGTATCCTGGAAGTACAATATTCCGGACGCAGGGATAATCCGAACTCGTGGCGGGTTCGAATTCTTTGAGGACGACGGAAACTATATTTACGAAATTGCCCAGTGGTTCCCGCGTCTCTGCGCCTATTCCGATTCGGAGGGCTGGCAACACAAGGAATTTTTGGGCCGAGGTGAATTCTCACTGGAGTTTGGTGACTACGTCGTTCGAATCACAGTGCCGAATGATCACATTGTGGGGGCCACGGGTGAGTTGCTGAATTCTGAGCAGGTCCTCACAAAAAAACAGCGCAAAAGACTGGAACAGGCACGCAGCGCAGATGCTCCGGTATTCATAGTGACCCCGGATGAAGCAAAGGCTAATGAAGCAGAACCCGGCACAGGGTCACGAACGTGGATCTATTCTGCAAACAACGTTCGTGACTTTGCATTTGCCAGTTCGCGTAAGTTTATCTGGGACGCCTGGGGCCGCAATATTCATGGCAACATCGTGATCGCCATGTCGCTGTATCCGAATGAAGGAGAACCGTTGTGGAGTAAATATTCGACACATGCGATTGTTCATACTCTGAATGTGTACTCCAGGTATTCATTTCCATATCCGTATCCCGTGGCCTATTCGGTGAACGGTCCGGTCTACGGGATGGAATACCCGATGATCTGTTTCAATGGTCCGCGGCCGGAAAAGGACGGAACCTATTCAGCACGTACCAAATACAGTCTGATTTCCGTCATCATCCATGAAGTGGGACACAACTATTTTCCAATGATCGTGAATTCAGACGAACGTCAGTGGACATGGATGGATGAAGGTATCAACACGTTCCTGCAGTATCTGGCTGAAGTCGAATGGGAAGACAGATATCCGTCGCGGCGGGGCGAACCGAAAGACATTGTCCGTTACATGGCCAGTAAGAATCAGGTTCCGATCATGACCAATTCTGAATCGATTCTGCAGTTTGGCAGCAATGCTTACAGCAAACCGGCCACGGCCCTGAATATTCTTCGTGAATCCGTGCTGGGTCGGGAATTATTTGACTTTGCTTTTCGTGAGTTTTCTCAGCGATGGATGTTCAAACGTCCCGGTCCGGCAGACCTGTTTCGCACGATGGAAGACGCTTCGGGTGTGGATCTGGACTGGTTCTGGCGCGGCTGGTTCTATACGACGGACCATGTGGATATCGCCGTCACCAGTCTGCGACGTTTTAACATAGACTCGGGGGACCCCGAAGAAAACAGTCGGCTGAATAAGGAAACACGGGAGGCGGAACCGGAGACGCTTTCTCGCCGGCGCAATGCCGATTTGTCAAAACGAACGGATCTTTATCCCGATTTGTCGGACTTCTACAACGCGTTCGACGAGCTGGATTTTACGAAAGAGGAACTGCAGGAATACAAAAAGATGTTCAGTGATCTGGAACCTGACAGGAGGACACTGCTTAAGAACCGTCAGAATTTTTACCTGATCGATCTTGAAAATCGCGGCGGGCTGGTCATGCCGGTTGTGCTGCAGCTGAACTACAAAGACGATACAACCGAAGAGCTGCGACTTCCGGCTGAGATATGGGTCCGAAACTCGAAAAACGTGTCGCATCTGGTTGTGAGTGAGCGGGAAATTGTATCTGTACAGCTGGATCCTCGTCTGGAATCTGCTGATACCGATCTTTCCAACAATATCTATCCACCTGAAATTAGCAGGAGCCGTTTTCAGCTCTACAAAGAGAAAAAAGAAAAGAACGAAATGCAAAAGGCAGGATCTGGCTCAGATGACGACAGCGATTTAGAGGCAGAAGAAAACTTATCGGATGAGGAGAGTACAGGGTCGTGA
- the trpA gene encoding tryptophan synthase subunit alpha, which produces MPSASDVFAAASEQGRMTFMPFITAGDPDLDTTACVLRGLADCEVDLIELGFPYSDPIADGSVIQASYTRALSTGITIDGIFQMLDGLPTDTMPPVFSMVSFAIVYRYGVDDFLCKARDSGFSGLIIPDLPADEAGDFSQKTQQYNLDLVQLIAPTTTTDRTSTILSAARGFVYCISVAGTTGIRNELPDELAGQLKELRRQTTLPLAVGFGISSPIQVAKLEGYADGIIVGSAIVRLISEANSSSAAVDSVKEFARGMNAAAAAVQPSSGR; this is translated from the coding sequence ATGCCATCTGCATCTGATGTGTTTGCTGCCGCATCCGAACAGGGTCGGATGACATTTATGCCGTTTATCACTGCGGGCGATCCGGATTTGGACACAACGGCTTGTGTTCTGCGGGGACTGGCCGATTGCGAAGTCGATTTGATTGAACTTGGGTTCCCGTACAGTGACCCGATTGCTGATGGTTCCGTGATTCAGGCTTCATATACCAGAGCGCTCAGTACAGGAATCACAATCGATGGGATCTTTCAGATGCTTGACGGTCTTCCCACCGATACAATGCCACCGGTTTTTTCGATGGTGTCGTTTGCCATCGTCTATCGTTATGGCGTCGATGATTTTCTCTGCAAAGCCCGGGACTCCGGTTTCAGCGGGTTAATCATTCCTGATCTTCCTGCGGATGAAGCCGGGGATTTTTCACAGAAGACACAACAATACAATTTGGATCTCGTTCAGCTGATTGCTCCAACGACGACAACTGACCGTACCAGTACAATTCTGAGTGCAGCCCGTGGCTTCGTTTATTGCATCTCAGTGGCTGGTACGACCGGTATCCGTAACGAATTACCCGACGAACTGGCAGGTCAGCTCAAAGAGCTGCGTCGACAGACTACGCTTCCTCTTGCTGTGGGGTTTGGGATCAGTAGTCCGATACAGGTTGCGAAGCTGGAAGGATATGCAGACGGAATTATTGTGGGATCAGCGATCGTGCGGCTTATCTCTGAAGCGAATTCGTCCTCTGCTGCTGTGGATTCTGTCAAAGAATTCGCTAGAGGTATGAATGCCGCTGCCGCTGCAGTTCAACCGTCCTCAGGTCGTTGA
- a CDS encoding HAD family phosphatase yields the protein MIPIQTCIFDLGNVLVFFSHDRMVQNIVLASGVSEEAVREFLFDNSMQSAFETGKMTEEQFHFQFESFTGASVRIDQMRLAVGNIFELNAPMIPLLEELQSKGIRLVLLSNTCVTHIEFVRSRWTFLNLFDDITTSWEVGALKPDPLIYESALAQAKCDATNCFYTDDIEAYVTQAVSMGIQAHVFKDAVTTRETLRSLGVRLAPTAK from the coding sequence ATGATACCGATCCAAACCTGTATTTTTGACCTGGGAAACGTCCTTGTCTTTTTTTCACACGACCGCATGGTGCAAAACATTGTGCTGGCCAGCGGCGTCTCCGAAGAGGCTGTACGTGAATTCTTGTTTGACAACAGCATGCAGAGCGCCTTTGAAACCGGAAAAATGACTGAAGAACAGTTTCATTTTCAGTTTGAATCATTCACCGGCGCGTCCGTTCGAATCGATCAGATGCGGCTGGCGGTGGGTAACATCTTTGAACTCAACGCCCCAATGATTCCTCTGCTCGAAGAACTACAATCTAAGGGTATCCGTCTGGTGTTACTGTCAAACACGTGTGTGACTCACATTGAATTTGTGCGCAGCCGCTGGACTTTTCTGAACCTGTTTGACGACATCACAACTTCCTGGGAAGTTGGAGCACTCAAGCCGGATCCTCTGATCTATGAATCAGCATTGGCTCAGGCAAAGTGCGATGCCACGAACTGCTTCTATACTGATGATATCGAAGCCTACGTCACGCAGGCCGTATCAATGGGTATTCAGGCACACGTTTTCAAAGATGCGGTAACGACACGGGAAACACTGCGTTCTCTGGGAGTCAGGCTGGCTCCGACTGCAAAATGA